One part of the Desulfonema ishimotonii genome encodes these proteins:
- a CDS encoding CBS domain-containing protein — MDEHQRLSGIFSSTDIRSVLFTEGLEHLILMKDLATTEIIVTTPQEDLNTVLQKFTVKNIDSLPVVRAEDHGILIGMLNRREVIAFYNEKIREMKGGAAP, encoded by the coding sequence ATGGATGAGCATCAGCGGCTCAGCGGCATCTTTTCCAGCACGGATATCCGCAGTGTGCTTTTCACCGAAGGGCTGGAGCACCTGATCCTTATGAAAGATCTGGCGACCACGGAGATCATCGTGACCACGCCACAGGAGGATCTGAACACCGTCCTGCAGAAATTTACCGTTAAAAATATTGACAGCCTCCCGGTGGTCCGGGCTGAAGATCACGGGATTCTGATCGGTATGCTCAACCGCCGGGAGGTCATTGCGTTTTATAATGAAAAGATCCGGGAGATGAAGGGCGGTGCGGCCCCATAG
- a CDS encoding lactate utilization protein encodes MSDTHHTWLWEKLGERCVKNLNKHGFDAHFTDSAEAARSLILDMVSTYASFGFGGSDTTRTLGLPKALKRDGKTVYDHWEPEPGMTDLEIRLKQGRCDCFLCSANAVAATGEIVNVDGVGNRNNAMTFGCPRVVIVAGMNKVTSDLDSALKRVREVAAPMRARSLNMETPCAETGICTDCNSPQRICRITTILHRKPMMTDMSVVLINQALGF; translated from the coding sequence ATGAGCGATACCCATCACACATGGCTGTGGGAGAAACTCGGTGAGCGGTGCGTTAAGAACTTGAATAAACACGGATTTGACGCCCATTTCACGGATTCTGCCGAAGCGGCCCGTTCGCTGATACTCGATATGGTTTCAACGTATGCGTCTTTCGGGTTCGGCGGCTCGGACACGACACGGACTCTGGGCCTGCCGAAGGCCCTGAAGCGGGACGGGAAGACCGTTTACGATCATTGGGAACCGGAACCGGGGATGACCGATCTGGAAATCCGTCTGAAGCAGGGGCGGTGCGACTGCTTTCTTTGCAGCGCCAATGCGGTGGCCGCCACCGGCGAAATCGTCAACGTGGACGGGGTGGGAAACCGGAACAACGCCATGACCTTCGGGTGTCCCAGGGTCGTCATTGTCGCCGGCATGAACAAGGTGACCTCTGATCTCGATTCCGCCCTGAAACGGGTCCGCGAGGTGGCCGCCCCCATGCGGGCCAGGAGTCTGAATATGGAGACGCCCTGTGCCGAAACCGGCATCTGTACCGACTGCAATTCCCCCCAGCGGATCTGCCGGATTACCACCATTTTGCACCGCAAGCCGATGATGACCGACATGTCGGTGGTACTGATAAACCAGGCCCTGGGATTCTGA
- a CDS encoding methyl-accepting chemotaxis protein — protein sequence MGSSFRLSLWIWLSIGILITGYLISLGVSYHMAFSIQKQLPDISDFAVTSTELCQRIPEYFEEQNRYYGKAVIMGEPELLDKARSKSAEVANCLDSLAALRGLAPELREKIRRLRSEIRRYAEQADQIHRKTSTGETGAEMVEQITRLSNRKKVLAEMLNAMPGDIRKNLSANVSDMISGVRQKNTVNISVSAAIVCLVLLIIYGIIRKYIIGTLFRITEYLYESSQKVAHISSGISSGSQQLAEGATAQAAAITQAIASLEQIASMTRQNAGDTRKAREARHQGGEHLQNLSRAMKKTGSAMSDIESQGAEIRRIIETINEIAFQTNLLALNAAVEAARAGTSGAGFAVVADEVRNLATRSAGAASEIRNLIEKTVREIRTGAHLLQETEAALSETVVQNEAVRHLIDSIANSSQDQAEGIEEVNRTMSEIDRIVQQNATNAELFSSAFIRLNGQSERMSYFIRKLKGLSEKREQIRVRIALKGDFCDEKTGRKMPFITRDISAKGACIIIPAPLEEGARGTLRITSASARFPDLRGHVLRISEGAAAGTCEAGIRFTELSAGLKEQLLDILSTASEAA from the coding sequence ATGGGTTCCTCATTCAGGCTTTCACTCTGGATCTGGCTGAGCATCGGCATACTGATCACCGGTTATCTCATATCGCTGGGCGTTTCATACCACATGGCGTTCAGCATACAAAAACAGTTGCCTGACATATCTGACTTTGCAGTAACCTCCACCGAACTTTGTCAGAGAATTCCTGAATACTTTGAGGAACAGAACCGGTATTACGGCAAGGCCGTCATCATGGGGGAACCGGAGCTGCTGGATAAGGCCAGAAGTAAATCGGCTGAAGTGGCGAACTGCCTGGACAGCCTGGCAGCCCTGAGAGGACTCGCACCGGAACTAAGGGAGAAGATCCGCCGACTCCGGTCCGAGATCCGCCGGTACGCGGAACAGGCGGATCAGATCCACCGGAAAACCAGTACCGGTGAAACGGGCGCGGAAATGGTGGAGCAGATCACCCGTCTCTCCAACAGAAAGAAGGTGCTGGCGGAGATGCTGAATGCCATGCCGGGGGACATCCGGAAAAATCTCTCCGCGAATGTCAGCGATATGATCAGCGGCGTCCGGCAAAAAAACACCGTTAATATCAGTGTCTCGGCCGCCATTGTCTGTTTGGTCCTGCTGATTATATACGGCATCATCCGCAAATATATTATCGGCACGCTCTTCAGAATCACAGAATATCTCTATGAATCCTCCCAGAAGGTCGCCCATATCTCCTCCGGGATCTCTTCCGGGAGCCAGCAGCTTGCCGAAGGGGCAACGGCCCAGGCTGCGGCCATTACCCAAGCGATTGCCTCCCTTGAGCAGATTGCGAGCATGACCCGGCAGAACGCAGGCGATACACGAAAAGCCCGGGAGGCACGCCATCAGGGGGGGGAACATCTGCAAAACCTGAGCCGGGCCATGAAAAAAACCGGCAGCGCAATGTCCGATATCGAGTCTCAGGGGGCCGAGATCCGGCGAATTATCGAGACCATCAATGAGATCGCATTTCAGACCAACCTGCTGGCCCTGAACGCAGCAGTTGAAGCGGCCCGTGCAGGCACAAGCGGCGCGGGATTCGCCGTGGTGGCCGATGAGGTCAGGAATCTGGCCACGCGGTCCGCCGGGGCCGCATCGGAAATCCGAAATCTTATTGAGAAAACTGTCCGGGAAATCCGTACCGGGGCGCATCTGCTGCAGGAAACCGAAGCGGCGCTGTCAGAGACCGTTGTTCAGAATGAGGCGGTCCGGCACCTGATTGACAGCATTGCCAATTCGTCACAGGATCAGGCCGAGGGGATTGAAGAGGTGAACAGAACCATGTCCGAGATCGACCGGATTGTCCAGCAGAATGCGACCAACGCGGAACTCTTCTCATCCGCGTTCATCCGGCTGAACGGCCAGTCAGAGCGGATGAGCTATTTCATCCGGAAGCTCAAGGGGTTGTCGGAAAAACGGGAACAGATCCGGGTCAGAATTGCGCTGAAAGGGGATTTCTGCGATGAGAAAACCGGCAGGAAAATGCCGTTCATAACGCGGGATATCAGTGCGAAGGGAGCGTGTATCATTATTCCGGCTCCCCTTGAAGAGGGCGCGCGCGGCACGTTGAGAATTACCTCTGCCAGCGCCCGGTTCCCGGACCTCCGGGGCCACGTTCTCCGCATCAGCGAGGGCGCCGCAGCCGGCACCTGTGAAGCTGGTATCCGGTTCACGGAACTCAGTGCGGGCTTAAAAGAGCAGCTGCTCGACATACTGAGTACGGCCTCGGAGGCCGCCTGA
- a CDS encoding propionyl-CoA synthetase: protein MANLYDEAYQKSLKDPEAFWGEAAEDCFWYKKWDRVLDDSNTPFYRWFAGGETNTAYNALDYHVENGRGDQLALIFDSPVTDTIRKYTYTELRDEVARFAGVLKSQGVQKGDRVLIYMPMIPEAAIAMLGCARIGAIHSVVFGGFAAKELATRIEDAKPRLIVSASCGIEVKRVIKYKPLLDQAIELAESKPEKCVIYQRPMEIASMVDGRDLDWADVMAGAEPADCVPVAATDPLYILYTSGTTGQPKGVVRDNGGHMVALKWSMKAIYDVDVGDVYWAASDVGWVVGHSYIVYAPLLKGCTTIMFEGKPVGTPDAGVFWRVISEHGVRSMFTAPTAFRAIKREDPEGALIKNYDLSKFKILFLAGERSDPDTIQWSENHLKVPVIDHWWQTETGWAICANCMGLHHFPVRYGSPTKAVPGWDVQVVDAECNPVKAGEIGALVVKLPLPPGTLPTLWQNDERFIESYLAEFKGYYKTADAGYIDADGYVYVMSRTDDIINVAGHRLSTGAMEEVLSDHPDVAECAVLGVEDKLKGQVPVGFMVLKAGVTRENDEIVKEVVKMVRERIGPVAAFKTATVVNRLPKTRSGKILRGTIQKIADNKEYKVPATIDDPSILNEMADALAAIGLAKGRK, encoded by the coding sequence ATGGCCAACCTGTATGATGAAGCATATCAGAAATCCCTGAAAGACCCTGAGGCCTTCTGGGGCGAGGCGGCAGAAGATTGTTTCTGGTACAAAAAATGGGACAGGGTACTGGATGATTCCAACACGCCGTTTTATCGCTGGTTTGCCGGTGGAGAGACCAATACCGCGTACAATGCTTTGGACTACCACGTTGAAAACGGCAGAGGGGATCAGCTGGCCCTGATCTTTGACAGCCCTGTGACGGATACAATCAGAAAGTATACCTACACGGAGCTGAGAGACGAGGTGGCCCGCTTTGCCGGTGTCCTCAAGAGCCAGGGCGTTCAGAAGGGGGACCGGGTACTCATCTACATGCCCATGATCCCGGAAGCGGCCATCGCCATGCTGGGATGTGCGCGGATCGGTGCCATTCATTCCGTGGTGTTCGGCGGCTTTGCCGCCAAGGAGCTGGCGACCCGCATCGAAGATGCCAAACCCAGACTGATTGTATCCGCCTCCTGTGGCATCGAGGTCAAACGGGTGATCAAATACAAACCCCTGCTGGACCAGGCGATTGAGCTTGCCGAATCAAAGCCTGAAAAATGTGTTATCTATCAGCGGCCGATGGAGATCGCATCCATGGTCGACGGACGCGACCTGGACTGGGCCGATGTCATGGCCGGGGCCGAGCCTGCGGATTGTGTGCCGGTAGCGGCGACGGACCCGCTCTACATTCTCTACACGTCCGGGACAACGGGACAGCCCAAGGGCGTGGTCAGGGATAACGGGGGCCATATGGTGGCCCTGAAGTGGTCTATGAAGGCCATCTATGATGTGGACGTCGGCGATGTCTACTGGGCCGCATCCGATGTCGGCTGGGTCGTGGGCCACTCCTACATCGTCTACGCACCGCTGCTCAAAGGCTGTACGACCATTATGTTTGAAGGCAAGCCGGTGGGAACCCCGGACGCCGGTGTGTTCTGGCGGGTGATCTCCGAACACGGGGTCAGGTCCATGTTCACGGCCCCCACCGCGTTCCGGGCCATCAAACGGGAAGACCCCGAGGGGGCGCTGATAAAAAATTACGACCTGTCGAAGTTCAAAATTCTCTTTCTGGCCGGTGAGCGCTCTGACCCCGACACCATTCAGTGGTCTGAAAATCACCTTAAAGTGCCGGTGATCGACCACTGGTGGCAGACAGAAACCGGCTGGGCTATCTGTGCCAACTGCATGGGCCTGCATCACTTTCCCGTGAGATACGGTTCACCGACCAAGGCGGTGCCGGGGTGGGATGTTCAGGTGGTGGACGCCGAGTGCAACCCGGTCAAAGCCGGAGAGATCGGTGCGCTGGTGGTCAAACTGCCGTTGCCGCCGGGAACCCTGCCCACGCTGTGGCAGAACGACGAGCGCTTCATTGAGTCCTATCTGGCGGAATTCAAAGGATACTATAAGACTGCCGATGCGGGCTACATCGACGCGGACGGCTATGTCTATGTCATGTCCCGGACAGACGATATTATCAACGTGGCGGGGCACCGCCTCTCCACCGGTGCTATGGAAGAAGTGCTGTCCGATCATCCCGATGTGGCCGAATGCGCGGTTCTGGGCGTGGAAGACAAGCTCAAGGGGCAGGTGCCGGTCGGCTTCATGGTCCTGAAGGCCGGTGTCACACGGGAAAATGACGAGATCGTCAAAGAAGTGGTCAAAATGGTCCGGGAGCGTATCGGACCGGTGGCGGCCTTTAAAACCGCCACGGTGGTCAATCGTCTGCCCAAGACCCGCTCCGGTAAGATTCTGCGGGGAACTATCCAGAAAATCGCAGACAATAAAGAATACAAAGTACCGGCCACCATCGACGATCCCTCAATTCTGAATGAGATGGCAGATGCGCTGGCAGCTATCGGCCTGGCAAAGGGGAGAAAGTAG
- a CDS encoding propionyl-CoA synthetase: MANLYEDAYRQSIEDPEAFWGKVAEDCHWYKKWDKVLDDSDKPIYRWFTGGEMNSCYNALDYHVDERGRGDKIAIIYDSPVTGTIKKYSYAALRDEVAKFAGVLASQGVVRGDRVIVYMPMIPEAAIAMLACARIGAIHSVVFGGFAAKELATRIEDAKPKVIVCASCGIEVKRVIEYKPLLDKAIEISSSKPEKCIVYQRPQATAEMVEGQDIDWDAAMADARPVACVPVAATDPLYILYTSGTTGQPKGVVRDNGGHLVALKWSMKAIYDIGEDDVWWAASDVGWVVGHSYIVYAPLFKGSTSIFFEGKPVGTPDAGVFWRIISEHKVNCMFCAPTAYRAIKREDPAGALIKDYDISSFRILFLAGERSDPDTIQWSENHLNVPVIDNWWQTETGWAIASNCMGLHHFPVKYGSPTKGVPGWDVQVLDSENKKAAPGEIGALVVKLPLPPGTLPTLWQNDDRFVEAYLSEFPGYYKTADAGYIDDEGYVYVMARTDDIINVAGHRLSTGAMEEVLADHPDVAECAVLGVEDKLKGQVPIGFMVLNAGVTRDESDIIKEAVQMVRDRIGPVAAFKTATVVNRLPKTRSGKILRGTIQKIADNKDYSVPATIDDPATLKEMEEALEKVGYAKARS, translated from the coding sequence ATGGCCAACCTGTATGAAGACGCTTATCGGCAGTCCATTGAAGATCCTGAGGCATTCTGGGGTAAAGTGGCTGAAGACTGTCACTGGTACAAGAAGTGGGACAAGGTTCTGGATGATTCCGACAAGCCGATTTACCGTTGGTTTACGGGCGGAGAGATGAACTCCTGTTACAACGCGCTGGATTATCATGTGGATGAGCGGGGCCGGGGGGACAAAATCGCCATCATTTACGACAGCCCGGTAACGGGAACGATTAAAAAATATTCATATGCGGCGCTGAGAGACGAGGTCGCCAAATTTGCGGGCGTACTCGCATCCCAGGGCGTCGTCAGGGGGGATCGGGTGATTGTCTACATGCCCATGATTCCCGAAGCGGCCATTGCCATGCTGGCCTGCGCCCGTATCGGTGCCATCCACTCCGTTGTTTTCGGGGGATTTGCCGCAAAAGAGCTGGCGACCCGCATCGAGGATGCCAAGCCCAAGGTCATCGTATGCGCCTCCTGCGGCATAGAGGTCAAACGGGTGATCGAATATAAACCGCTCCTGGATAAGGCCATTGAAATCTCATCCTCCAAACCGGAAAAATGTATCGTATATCAGCGCCCCCAGGCCACGGCAGAAATGGTTGAAGGACAGGATATAGACTGGGATGCCGCTATGGCGGACGCCCGGCCGGTTGCGTGTGTGCCCGTAGCCGCCACAGACCCGCTCTACATCCTCTACACCTCCGGGACGACCGGCCAGCCCAAGGGCGTGGTACGGGATAACGGCGGGCATCTTGTGGCCCTGAAATGGAGCATGAAGGCCATTTACGACATCGGGGAAGATGATGTCTGGTGGGCGGCCTCCGACGTGGGATGGGTGGTGGGGCATTCCTACATTGTCTATGCTCCCCTGTTCAAAGGCTCCACCTCCATCTTTTTCGAAGGCAAACCTGTTGGCACACCGGATGCAGGTGTTTTTTGGCGAATTATCTCGGAGCATAAGGTAAACTGCATGTTCTGTGCGCCCACTGCCTATCGGGCGATCAAGCGCGAAGATCCGGCAGGGGCGCTGATCAAGGATTATGATATCTCCAGTTTCCGGATTCTTTTCCTGGCCGGAGAGCGTTCCGATCCCGATACCATCCAGTGGTCTGAAAATCATCTGAATGTCCCGGTGATTGACAACTGGTGGCAGACCGAAACCGGCTGGGCCATTGCCTCCAACTGCATGGGGCTTCATCATTTTCCGGTCAAATACGGCTCCCCCACCAAGGGCGTTCCCGGCTGGGACGTTCAGGTACTCGATTCGGAAAATAAAAAGGCGGCGCCCGGCGAGATCGGTGCGCTGGTGGTCAAACTGCCCCTGCCGCCGGGAACCCTGCCGACACTCTGGCAGAACGATGACCGTTTTGTCGAAGCCTACCTGAGCGAGTTCCCCGGATACTACAAAACCGCGGATGCCGGATATATTGACGACGAGGGATATGTCTATGTCATGGCCCGGACTGACGATATTATCAACGTGGCAGGCCATCGCCTTTCCACTGGCGCGATGGAAGAGGTGCTGGCCGATCACCCGGATGTGGCCGAATGCGCGGTGCTGGGGGTTGAAGACAAGCTCAAGGGACAGGTGCCCATCGGGTTCATGGTGCTGAATGCCGGTGTCACCCGTGACGAATCCGACATTATCAAAGAGGCGGTTCAGATGGTTCGTGACCGCATCGGGCCGGTGGCGGCCTTTAAAACGGCCACAGTCGTCAATCGTCTGCCCAAAACCCGTTCCGGCAAGATTCTGAGAGGTACAATTCAGAAAATTGCCGATAACAAGGATTACAGCGTCCCGGCGACCATTGATGATCCTGCCACTCTGAAGGAAATGGAGGAAGCCCTGGAGAAGGTCGGGTATGCCAAGGCCAGAAGTTAA
- a CDS encoding acetate uptake transporter produces the protein MAGQGQGNPAVVGLAGFGLTTLLLQFHNLGWCGTGVIFCTAMVLGGGAQLIAGFQEFKCGNNFGYSAFTVYGAFWMALGLIWFIADLQGAGITFIGKHLQVSGKDIGFFLLGFTLYTSIMWVASLRVHGMMAFTFTTLLIGFIGLDLVFLAGMKSILKITALDLIICALSAWYMMAHVIFMQVFGRDVLPVGKPWLADKPEVAGAIKGAAESA, from the coding sequence ATGGCAGGTCAGGGACAGGGAAATCCGGCGGTTGTGGGGCTGGCAGGTTTCGGTTTGACAACGCTTTTGCTTCAGTTTCATAATCTGGGATGGTGCGGAACGGGCGTTATTTTCTGTACGGCCATGGTGCTGGGGGGCGGTGCCCAGCTGATTGCCGGGTTTCAGGAATTCAAATGCGGGAACAATTTCGGCTACAGCGCCTTCACGGTATACGGCGCATTCTGGATGGCCCTGGGACTGATCTGGTTTATCGCTGACTTGCAGGGGGCAGGCATCACGTTTATCGGGAAACATCTGCAGGTTTCCGGAAAAGACATCGGATTTTTCCTGCTGGGGTTCACGCTCTATACCTCAATTATGTGGGTTGCGTCTCTGAGGGTTCACGGGATGATGGCCTTTACGTTTACGACACTGCTGATCGGATTTATCGGACTTGATCTGGTGTTTCTGGCGGGAATGAAAAGTATTCTCAAGATAACTGCCCTGGATCTCATCATCTGCGCCCTGTCCGCCTGGTACATGATGGCCCATGTGATCTTCATGCAGGTGTTCGGCAGAGACGTGTTGCCGGTGGGCAAACCCTGGCTGGCGGATAAACCGGAAGTGGCAGGCGCTATCAAGGGGGCTGCGGAATCCGCATAA
- a CDS encoding HpcH/HpaI aldolase/citrate lyase family protein: MKPRRSILSVPGHVAKMHGKAARSPVDVVMLDLEDSVPLDAKEAARAQVVESLLSPDWGEKTVTVRINSLDTPYGYRDLLAVAEAAGHRLNAVVIPKVNHPGDVHFADRLLDGIEMNTGIASRIGIEASIETAAGLERVTEIAGASDRLLTLVFGIADYSASVGARLVSVSGHGEKEEELYPGHRWHFALSRMVMAAKAHGLMAIDAPYGNFKDAEGLQRSAVMAGALGCDGKWAIHPGQIETLNRVFSPSQEDIDRAVKVLAAFEAGEALGRGAVAVDGRMVDQATVRLARQLCEQARHLSMI; the protein is encoded by the coding sequence ATGAAACCCAGACGTTCCATTTTATCTGTCCCCGGCCATGTGGCAAAAATGCACGGCAAGGCCGCCCGGAGTCCGGTCGATGTGGTAATGCTGGATCTTGAAGACAGCGTGCCGCTGGACGCCAAAGAGGCCGCCCGCGCACAGGTGGTCGAATCCCTGCTCTCGCCGGACTGGGGCGAGAAGACCGTGACGGTGCGCATTAACAGTCTGGATACGCCCTATGGCTACAGAGATCTGCTGGCGGTCGCAGAGGCTGCCGGACACCGGTTGAACGCGGTGGTCATCCCCAAGGTGAACCACCCCGGTGATGTGCATTTCGCAGACCGGTTGCTGGATGGTATTGAGATGAATACCGGGATCGCCAGCCGCATCGGCATTGAGGCGTCAATCGAAACCGCTGCGGGGCTGGAGCGGGTGACGGAGATTGCCGGGGCCAGTGACCGCCTTCTGACCCTCGTATTCGGCATTGCGGACTACTCGGCCTCCGTCGGGGCACGGCTGGTCTCTGTTTCCGGTCACGGCGAAAAAGAGGAAGAACTCTATCCCGGTCACCGGTGGCACTTTGCCCTGAGCCGGATGGTGATGGCCGCCAAGGCTCACGGACTTATGGCCATTGATGCGCCTTACGGGAATTTCAAGGATGCGGAGGGGCTTCAGCGATCTGCGGTCATGGCCGGTGCCCTGGGGTGCGACGGGAAATGGGCCATCCATCCCGGCCAGATTGAAACCCTCAACCGTGTCTTTTCGCCGTCACAGGAAGATATTGACCGGGCCGTCAAAGTGCTGGCAGCATTTGAAGCCGGTGAGGCCCTGGGTCGTGGTGCTGTTGCGGTGGACGGGCGGATGGTCGATCAGGCAACCGTCCGGCTGGCCCGGCAGCTCTGTGAGCAGGCTAGGCATCTCAGCATGATATAG